A genomic window from Carboxydothermus pertinax includes:
- a CDS encoding TlyA family RNA methyltransferase: MKKRLDVLLVERGLVQSREKARALIIAGEVVVGEQKITKPGTMVLEETPIRIIGQGLKYVSRGGYKLEKALEEFKVSLQGKIVIDIGASTGGFTDCALQNGAKRVFAVDVGYGQLSFKLRQDPRVVVFERTNIRYFEGEKLPVRPDFATCDVSFISLKLVLPKIKEILVPDGQAIVLIKPQFEAGREKVGKKGVVKDPDTHREVIKEIIGFAKDTGFSVLGLTYSPITGPEGNIEYLLYLSTKKTEKEVSIDISRVVEEAFLRLNK, from the coding sequence ATGAAAAAACGGCTTGATGTTTTGTTAGTAGAAAGGGGATTGGTCCAAAGCCGGGAAAAGGCTCGCGCCCTTATTATTGCCGGTGAAGTAGTAGTTGGAGAACAAAAAATTACCAAGCCCGGAACCATGGTTTTGGAAGAAACCCCCATTAGAATAATTGGACAGGGCTTAAAATATGTGAGCCGCGGCGGTTATAAATTAGAAAAAGCTTTAGAGGAATTTAAGGTGAGCCTTCAGGGAAAGATTGTTATAGATATTGGGGCGTCGACTGGAGGCTTTACCGATTGTGCTCTCCAAAACGGAGCAAAGAGGGTTTTTGCGGTAGATGTTGGATATGGACAATTAAGCTTTAAACTTCGCCAGGACCCACGGGTGGTAGTGTTTGAGAGGACGAATATTCGTTACTTTGAAGGGGAAAAGTTGCCTGTAAGACCTGATTTTGCTACTTGCGATGTTTCTTTTATTTCCCTTAAGCTAGTATTACCGAAGATCAAAGAGATTTTAGTTCCCGATGGCCAGGCAATTGTCTTAATAAAGCCGCAGTTTGAAGCCGGGCGGGAAAAGGTAGGGAAAAAAGGTGTAGTAAAGGACCCGGATACCCACCGGGAGGTAATAAAAGAAATTATTGGTTTTGCTAAAGATACTGGATTTTCGGTATTGGGACTTACCTATTCTCCGATTACCGGTCCCGAAGGAAATATAGAATACTTATTATATCTTTCGACAAAAAAAACTGAAAAAGAGGTTTCAATTGACATAAGTAGGGTTGTAGAAGAAGCTTTTTTACGGTTAAATAAGTAA
- the dxs gene encoding 1-deoxy-D-xylulose-5-phosphate synthase, with protein MLERISSPEDLKKLNFSEVVALARELREYIITVASQNGGHLAPSLGVIELTLALHLVFEAPKDKIIWDVGHQAYAHKILTGRKKQFKTLRTFGGISGFPKREESPYDSFGVGHSSTSISAALGMALARDLKGENYEVVAVIGDGALTGGMAFEALNHAGHLKTNLIVVVNDNEMSIAKNVGALSSYLSRIRTDPKYSKGKDELEALIKKIPHIGPTMVKVGERLKDSFKYLLVPGMIFEELGFTYLGPIDGHNIKEMTEVLRRAKTYDGPVVIHVITKKGKGYLLAEENPDGFHGVGKFYVSTGEPVEAPKVSFTEVFGKALVELSESRRDVVAITAAMPTGTGLNYFARHFPDRFYDVGIAEQHAVTMAAGMACEGLKPVVAIYSTFLQRSFDQIIHDVCLQNLPVVFAIDRAGIVGEDGPTHHGIFDLSYLRLIPNLTLMVPRNEDMLRKMLYTALNYPGPIALRYPRGAAVGVKLTPYEEIPIGTGEVLKEGRDGFIVGVGRPLNYALKAAQRLENEGISLGVIDARFVKPLDEKLLEEIGRLKKPVITVEENVLAGGFGSAVNELFQAKGLESRVINLGIADEFPPQGKVEEVLNLYGLTEEKIYLKLQEIFSKR; from the coding sequence ATTTTAGAGCGGATTTCCTCGCCAGAAGATTTAAAAAAGCTAAATTTTAGTGAAGTAGTAGCCCTTGCCCGGGAACTTCGGGAGTACATAATTACCGTTGCTAGCCAAAACGGTGGCCATCTGGCACCAAGTTTAGGGGTAATAGAATTAACTTTAGCCCTTCATTTGGTTTTCGAAGCTCCGAAGGATAAGATTATCTGGGATGTTGGCCATCAGGCTTATGCCCATAAAATTCTTACCGGAAGGAAAAAACAGTTTAAGACCTTAAGAACTTTTGGCGGTATCTCCGGCTTTCCCAAAAGGGAAGAAAGCCCATATGATTCCTTTGGCGTAGGGCATAGCAGTACTTCGATTTCTGCGGCACTGGGGATGGCTTTAGCCAGGGATTTAAAAGGAGAGAATTACGAGGTTGTGGCGGTAATTGGCGATGGAGCCTTAACCGGTGGTATGGCTTTTGAGGCGCTAAATCATGCCGGTCACTTAAAGACAAACCTGATTGTGGTGGTAAATGACAATGAAATGTCCATTGCCAAGAATGTTGGAGCGCTGTCGTCGTACTTAAGCCGAATTCGTACAGACCCCAAATATTCCAAAGGTAAAGATGAGCTTGAAGCGCTTATCAAAAAAATTCCCCATATTGGCCCTACTATGGTAAAGGTAGGAGAGCGGTTAAAGGATAGCTTTAAGTACCTTTTGGTTCCCGGAATGATTTTTGAGGAGTTGGGGTTTACCTATTTAGGGCCAATTGACGGGCACAATATTAAAGAGATGACCGAGGTATTACGCCGGGCTAAAACCTATGACGGACCGGTGGTAATCCATGTCATCACGAAAAAAGGGAAGGGCTATTTGTTAGCGGAAGAAAATCCTGATGGCTTTCACGGAGTTGGTAAATTTTATGTTAGTACCGGTGAGCCGGTGGAGGCGCCAAAAGTAAGTTTTACCGAAGTTTTTGGGAAAGCCCTGGTAGAGCTTTCCGAAAGCCGCCGGGATGTGGTGGCTATAACTGCGGCAATGCCTACCGGTACCGGACTAAATTACTTTGCCCGGCATTTTCCAGACCGCTTTTACGATGTAGGCATCGCCGAACAACATGCGGTGACTATGGCGGCGGGGATGGCCTGTGAGGGTTTAAAGCCGGTAGTGGCTATATACTCTACCTTTTTGCAAAGGTCCTTTGACCAGATTATCCATGACGTATGCCTGCAAAATTTACCGGTGGTATTTGCCATTGATCGGGCAGGAATAGTAGGAGAAGATGGACCGACCCATCACGGAATTTTTGATTTAAGTTATTTACGGCTGATTCCCAATTTAACGTTAATGGTTCCCAGAAATGAGGATATGCTTAGGAAGATGCTCTATACAGCCCTGAATTATCCTGGCCCCATTGCTCTTCGCTATCCCCGGGGAGCTGCAGTAGGGGTTAAGTTAACGCCTTATGAAGAGATTCCTATTGGTACCGGTGAAGTTTTAAAAGAAGGTAGAGACGGATTTATTGTTGGAGTGGGACGCCCCTTAAACTACGCCCTGAAAGCAGCACAAAGGCTTGAGAATGAAGGAATTTCCTTGGGGGTTATCGATGCCCGGTTTGTTAAACCTTTAGATGAAAAACTCTTAGAAGAAATTGGAAGACTCAAAAAACCTGTAATTACCGTTGAAGAAAATGTGCTTGCCGGGGGTTTTGGCTCAGCAGTAAATGAATTATTCCAGGCGAAAGGATTAGAGAGTAGAGTTATAAACCTTGGAATTGCCGATGAATTTCCTCCCCAGGGTAAAGTGGAGGAAGTATTAAACCTTTATGGTTTAACGGAAGAAAAAATTTACCTAAAATTACAGGAGATATTTAGCAAGCGATGA
- the xseA gene encoding exodeoxyribonuclease VII large subunit, whose amino-acid sequence MGLFIVSVSILTDYIAEKFEKDEFLNQVAVEGELSNCKFSQGHLYFTLKDEKAELKGVMYKGRASALPFVPQDGQKVVVFGRVAVFKRRGLYQLYAEHIEPLGLGALYLKFEQTKEKLKEKGYFDEGRKKSLPRYPEKIGIITSKTGAAIRDILTTIKKRWPKATLYLVPVTVQGEEAPGQIIKAINLLNRLNLCEIIILARGGGSFEELSAFNEETVADAIYASNIPIVTGIGHETDFSIADMVADRRAPTPTGAAVEATPNLLEIWGTLEKHRINMLKALSNYLKQEQKNLEHNEKRLMRAFEKLITDKSREVAESFTRLLKSFQTFFWQEKNRLSFLREKLFLLSPKIRYRQQQEKLCELKGRLILKSQEILKSSQKDLEQYNLRLKAALKNAASHYNLVISSYEEKLKLLNPLNVLNRGYAAIFTLDGKVITSIKGLPELFKVKFSDGEALAKTLDKNIIKGDENDDL is encoded by the coding sequence ATGGGTTTATTTATTGTTTCGGTATCAATTTTAACGGACTACATTGCCGAAAAATTTGAGAAAGATGAATTTTTAAACCAGGTAGCAGTAGAAGGGGAGCTTTCCAACTGCAAGTTTTCCCAGGGACATTTGTACTTTACCTTAAAAGACGAAAAGGCAGAGCTAAAGGGCGTCATGTACAAAGGGCGAGCCTCGGCTCTGCCTTTTGTTCCTCAAGATGGACAAAAGGTAGTAGTATTTGGACGAGTTGCAGTATTTAAAAGGCGGGGGTTATACCAGTTATATGCGGAGCACATAGAGCCTTTAGGTCTTGGGGCTCTCTACTTAAAGTTCGAACAAACCAAAGAAAAACTTAAGGAAAAAGGATATTTTGATGAAGGGCGAAAAAAGAGCCTGCCCCGATATCCCGAAAAAATAGGAATTATAACATCAAAAACGGGGGCAGCTATTCGGGATATTTTAACTACCATAAAAAAACGCTGGCCCAAAGCAACTTTATATTTAGTTCCGGTCACTGTTCAAGGGGAAGAAGCGCCCGGGCAGATTATTAAAGCTATCAACTTATTAAACCGACTTAATTTATGTGAGATAATTATTTTAGCAAGAGGTGGCGGAAGTTTTGAGGAATTGTCGGCCTTTAATGAAGAAACCGTTGCTGATGCTATCTATGCTTCAAATATTCCAATTGTTACTGGAATAGGGCATGAAACGGATTTTTCTATTGCCGATATGGTTGCCGACCGGCGGGCACCGACACCAACGGGAGCAGCAGTAGAAGCTACGCCTAATTTACTGGAAATTTGGGGTACGTTAGAAAAACACCGGATTAATATGTTGAAAGCTTTAAGTAATTATTTAAAACAGGAGCAAAAAAACTTGGAACATAACGAAAAAAGATTAATGCGGGCCTTTGAAAAACTTATTACCGATAAAAGCCGGGAAGTGGCGGAAAGTTTTACAAGACTTTTAAAAAGCTTTCAAACTTTCTTTTGGCAAGAAAAAAACCGCTTGAGTTTTTTGCGGGAAAAACTTTTTCTTCTCTCGCCGAAAATCCGCTACCGGCAGCAGCAGGAAAAGCTCTGTGAGTTAAAGGGTAGGCTTATTTTAAAAAGTCAGGAAATATTAAAGAGTAGCCAAAAGGATTTAGAGCAATATAATTTAAGATTAAAAGCAGCTCTAAAAAACGCAGCCTCTCATTATAACTTGGTTATATCTTCTTACGAGGAAAAATTAAAGCTATTGAATCCTTTAAACGTCCTGAATCGGGGATATGCGGCAATTTTTACTCTTGATGGTAAGGTAATTACATCGATTAAGGGATTGCCCGAACTATTTAAAGTTAAATTTTCCGATGGCGAAGCCTTGGCTAAGACCCTGGATAAAAATATAATAAAGGGTGATGAAAACGATGACCTTTGA
- the argR gene encoding arginine repressor, with product MKIRRQKKILELIEQKVIRTQEELADALKQEGFDVTQATVSRDIKELGLVKIPFQKDSYRYALPQKTISAASIERLKRLFADAVSSYDQSENLIVIKTLPGAAQGVASAIDQVAFPEILGTIAGDDTILIIARDRERVPKILARFDEFLS from the coding sequence TTGAAAATACGCCGCCAAAAAAAAATCCTTGAGCTTATAGAACAAAAAGTAATAAGAACCCAAGAAGAATTGGCTGACGCTTTAAAACAAGAAGGTTTTGACGTAACTCAGGCTACCGTTAGCCGGGATATTAAAGAATTGGGACTGGTAAAAATTCCTTTTCAAAAAGATAGTTACCGGTATGCCTTACCCCAAAAAACTATTTCTGCGGCATCGATAGAACGGCTAAAAAGACTCTTTGCTGATGCCGTAAGTAGTTATGATCAAAGTGAAAACTTAATCGTAATTAAAACCTTGCCCGGCGCGGCCCAGGGAGTGGCCAGTGCTATTGATCAGGTTGCTTTTCCTGAAATTTTAGGAACAATTGCCGGTGATGACACTATTTTAATCATTGCCCGGGACCGCGAACGAGTTCCGAAAATATTGGCAAGATTTGATGAATTTTTATCCTAG
- the recN gene encoding DNA repair protein RecN, whose protein sequence is MLLTLAIENFGLIERVNLEFTKGLNVLTGETGAGKSMLIDALLLVIGQKARGDMVRKGATKALITASFESEKLTEKLVELGLPADEVNIFSREISAEGKSVARINGMVVPLALYREVSQGLIDIMTQHEQQLLLSPSYHLKLLDRSGDDEFQRLGEQLGEAYNAWQEAERKYETVISQEKERLKRLDYLKFCIEEIEKLNPSLEEEQELKSLRLRLVNQERLLGLIGEAYREIYGENDPGIVDRLGRVIKDLKDAARIDTFSLEALKKVEEAACLLEESALEIKGYLDGLENQTINPDEVEERLYRYELLKKKYGPELRDVLVFLENARKEYQDLAQIEENKAFYQEDALKKRENYFKINALVKEKRKKLAEHLEKSLKEYLKELLMPHAEIKVMFSASFPGPRGDETVQFYFLPNPGEDLKPLAKIASGGELSRLLLSFKLYFNQVDEHDTLIFDEIESGLGGSIIEVVGENLKKLSQNHQVLLVTHSPVIAGFADTHFVVEKIVSDGRTKTRVKKLNMEERVWEIARMLGEREIGALTLEMAEKILKKGN, encoded by the coding sequence ATGCTGTTAACGCTGGCTATTGAAAATTTTGGCTTAATTGAAAGGGTAAATCTTGAATTTACCAAGGGGTTAAATGTCTTAACCGGAGAGACCGGTGCTGGAAAGTCCATGTTAATTGATGCTCTCCTTTTAGTCATTGGGCAAAAGGCCCGGGGGGACATGGTGCGAAAAGGCGCAACCAAAGCGTTGATAACTGCTTCTTTTGAGTCGGAAAAGCTTACGGAAAAACTTGTAGAACTTGGACTTCCTGCCGATGAGGTAAACATTTTTTCCCGGGAAATATCAGCGGAAGGTAAGTCGGTGGCCCGCATTAACGGTATGGTGGTGCCCTTGGCTCTTTACCGGGAAGTATCCCAGGGTTTAATAGATATTATGACTCAACACGAACAACAATTACTGCTCTCGCCATCTTATCATTTAAAGCTGTTGGACCGTAGCGGGGACGATGAATTTCAAAGATTAGGGGAACAGCTTGGAGAAGCTTACAACGCCTGGCAGGAAGCGGAAAGGAAATATGAGACTGTAATTTCGCAAGAAAAAGAACGGCTAAAACGATTAGATTACTTGAAGTTTTGTATTGAAGAGATTGAAAAATTAAATCCTTCGCTAGAAGAAGAACAGGAATTAAAAAGTTTACGTTTGCGTCTTGTCAACCAGGAAAGGCTTTTAGGGTTAATTGGGGAAGCATATCGGGAAATCTATGGGGAAAATGATCCGGGAATTGTGGACCGCCTGGGACGGGTTATTAAAGATTTAAAAGATGCTGCCCGGATTGATACTTTTTCCCTGGAAGCTTTAAAAAAAGTGGAAGAAGCAGCCTGTCTTTTAGAGGAATCGGCTTTAGAAATTAAAGGTTATTTAGATGGATTAGAAAACCAAACGATAAACCCCGATGAAGTGGAAGAACGGCTTTATCGTTATGAACTTTTAAAGAAAAAATACGGGCCAGAATTAAGGGATGTTTTAGTTTTTTTAGAAAACGCCCGGAAAGAATATCAGGATTTGGCACAAATTGAGGAAAATAAGGCTTTTTACCAGGAAGATGCTTTAAAAAAACGGGAAAACTATTTTAAAATAAATGCTTTAGTAAAAGAAAAGCGAAAAAAACTGGCCGAGCATTTAGAAAAGAGCCTTAAAGAATATTTAAAGGAATTATTAATGCCCCATGCGGAAATAAAGGTTATGTTTTCCGCAAGTTTCCCAGGGCCCCGGGGGGATGAGACGGTACAATTTTATTTTCTTCCCAATCCCGGGGAAGATTTGAAGCCCTTAGCAAAAATTGCTTCGGGAGGCGAACTATCCCGCCTTTTACTCTCCTTTAAACTGTATTTTAACCAGGTAGACGAACATGATACGCTGATTTTTGATGAAATAGAGTCAGGGCTTGGGGGGAGTATTATAGAAGTGGTAGGAGAAAATTTAAAAAAACTCTCCCAAAATCATCAGGTTCTTTTGGTAACTCATTCGCCGGTAATCGCCGGCTTTGCTGATACCCATTTTGTAGTGGAAAAAATAGTTAGTGATGGTCGCACCAAGACCCGGGTAAAAAAATTAAACATGGAAGAAAGGGTTTGGGAAATTGCTCGTATGCTTGGGGAACGGGAAATTGGGGCTTTAACCCTGGAAATGGCTGAAAAAATTCTCAAAAAAGGAAATTAG
- the gltA gene encoding NADPH-dependent glutamate synthase, whose translation MAFDRPTKKYPMPEQDPVARAKNFDEVALGYDLETAIKEAQRCLDCKKPACKEGCPVEVDIPDFIRFIKAGDIDSAINKIKGKNALPAVCGRVCPQENQCEGRCVLGKKGEPVGIGRLERFAADYELAKGTQEVQVAPPTGKKVAVVGSGPAGLTCAADLARLGHKVTIFEALHVAGGVLMYGIPEFRLPKRIVQREIENLTKLGVEIKTNAVIGKSLTVDELLEEEGYDAVFVGTGAGLPNFMGIPGENLNGVYSANEFLTRTNLMKAYLFPEYDTPIKVGEKVAVLGAGNVAMDAARTALRLGAKEVYIVYRRSRNEMPARLEEIHHAEEEGVKFMLLTNPTRIIGDDKGWVKAMECLKYELGEPDESGRRSPVPIPGSEFTIEVDTVVVAIGQSPNPLVPRTTRGLEVGRKGNIIADENGQTTREGVWAGGDIVTGAATVIKAMGAGKKAAKAIHEYLMAK comes from the coding sequence ATGGCATTTGATCGTCCTACCAAAAAGTATCCAATGCCCGAGCAGGATCCGGTAGCCCGAGCGAAAAATTTTGACGAAGTTGCTTTAGGTTATGATCTGGAAACTGCCATAAAAGAAGCCCAACGCTGCCTGGACTGTAAAAAGCCAGCTTGCAAGGAAGGCTGTCCGGTGGAAGTAGATATTCCGGATTTTATAAGGTTTATAAAAGCAGGCGATATCGACAGCGCTATAAATAAAATTAAAGGAAAAAATGCCTTGCCCGCAGTATGCGGTAGGGTTTGCCCGCAAGAAAACCAGTGCGAAGGCCGCTGTGTTTTAGGTAAAAAAGGCGAACCGGTAGGCATTGGACGACTAGAACGATTTGCTGCCGATTATGAACTGGCCAAGGGTACGCAGGAGGTTCAAGTAGCACCGCCTACCGGTAAAAAAGTCGCAGTGGTGGGGTCCGGTCCTGCTGGCCTTACCTGTGCTGCTGATTTGGCCCGTTTGGGGCATAAAGTTACCATCTTTGAAGCTTTACACGTAGCCGGTGGAGTTTTAATGTATGGCATTCCTGAGTTTCGTTTGCCCAAACGGATAGTTCAGCGGGAAATTGAAAACTTAACGAAACTTGGCGTCGAAATCAAAACAAATGCGGTTATAGGAAAAAGCTTAACGGTCGATGAACTTCTGGAAGAAGAAGGCTATGATGCGGTATTTGTGGGCACTGGCGCTGGACTTCCGAATTTTATGGGCATTCCCGGTGAAAACTTAAACGGAGTATACTCGGCTAACGAGTTTTTAACCCGGACCAATTTAATGAAAGCCTATCTCTTCCCGGAATATGATACGCCTATTAAAGTAGGAGAGAAAGTGGCAGTTTTAGGCGCGGGCAATGTGGCTATGGATGCTGCCCGGACGGCATTACGGCTTGGGGCTAAAGAAGTATATATCGTCTACCGGCGGTCTCGAAACGAAATGCCTGCTCGGTTGGAAGAAATTCATCACGCCGAAGAAGAAGGAGTTAAGTTTATGTTGCTGACCAACCCCACCCGCATCATTGGAGATGATAAGGGTTGGGTTAAAGCAATGGAATGCTTAAAATATGAACTGGGTGAACCGGATGAATCGGGGCGCCGTTCCCCTGTTCCCATTCCAGGGTCGGAATTTACCATAGAAGTAGATACGGTGGTTGTAGCTATTGGCCAAAGTCCCAATCCGCTAGTTCCCCGGACCACTAGAGGGTTAGAAGTGGGGCGCAAAGGCAATATTATTGCCGATGAAAACGGGCAAACCACCCGGGAAGGGGTTTGGGCTGGCGGCGATATTGTTACCGGTGCTGCGACAGTTATTAAAGCTATGGGGGCAGGGAAAAAAGCAGCTAAAGCCATTCATGAGTATTTAATGGCAAAATAA
- a CDS encoding tRNA (mnm(5)s(2)U34)-methyltransferase, which yields MINLEKITGLAHLYLQEVVQAGDVVVDATAGNGNDTLFLAELVGKSGKVYAFDIQEKALKITKEKLAEAFLEERVTLILDSHENIRQYVFSPIKAAVFNLGYLPGGDKKVVTKPKSTIAGISECYKLLELGGIIAITVYVGHPGGEEEKILLEELGQKIPDREGFVVKHEYLNRPQSYPKLYIIGKRRNPL from the coding sequence ATGATTAACCTGGAAAAAATTACAGGACTTGCCCATCTCTATCTTCAGGAGGTAGTTCAAGCAGGGGATGTGGTAGTAGATGCCACTGCCGGTAATGGTAACGATACCTTATTTCTGGCAGAGCTTGTAGGGAAAAGCGGTAAAGTTTATGCTTTTGACATTCAAGAAAAGGCCTTAAAGATTACCAAAGAAAAGCTAGCGGAAGCTTTTTTAGAGGAGAGAGTTACTTTAATTTTAGACTCCCACGAAAACATTCGCCAATATGTTTTCTCTCCCATAAAGGCTGCAGTTTTTAATTTAGGCTATCTGCCGGGGGGAGATAAAAAAGTGGTGACCAAGCCAAAATCTACAATTGCCGGCATCTCGGAGTGTTATAAACTCCTTGAACTTGGCGGAATCATCGCAATTACTGTATATGTAGGCCATCCAGGAGGCGAGGAAGAAAAAATTTTGCTGGAAGAGCTTGGGCAAAAAATTCCGGACCGGGAAGGTTTTGTAGTAAAACATGAATATTTAAATCGTCCCCAATCTTATCCAAAGTTATATATCATTGGAAAAAGGAGGAATCCTCTTTGA
- a CDS encoding polyprenyl synthetase family protein: MDFKNRLKYYQNLTEEGLRRFLPPEDTYPPVIHQAMNYSLQAGGKRLRPVLLLAAGEWSGLMPEKLLPAAVGVECLHTYSLIHDDLPAMDNDDFRRGKPTNHKVFGEAIAILAGDALLTKAFELTAKTMELGIPAERVVRAIAELAVASGSEGLIAGQVVDLTSNEKKKDPEVLQYIHLNKTARLIRYSLIAGGILAGALEEEIEALDNYGRHLGLAFQMVDDLLDVIGDFTKIGKPVGSDEKNQKLTYVSLFGIDETRRQAEEEIAAAQNILKRYGERSSFFIELAEYILKRES; this comes from the coding sequence ATGGATTTTAAAAATCGTCTCAAATATTATCAAAATTTAACGGAAGAGGGGCTACGCCGTTTTTTACCCCCCGAGGATACTTATCCGCCGGTAATTCACCAAGCGATGAATTATAGCTTGCAGGCAGGAGGCAAACGGCTAAGACCGGTCTTGCTTTTAGCAGCTGGAGAATGGAGTGGCCTTATGCCGGAAAAACTACTTCCAGCAGCTGTAGGGGTAGAATGTCTTCATACCTATTCGTTAATTCATGATGACTTACCGGCAATGGATAATGATGATTTTCGACGAGGTAAACCAACCAACCACAAAGTTTTTGGGGAAGCTATTGCCATCTTAGCGGGAGATGCTCTTTTAACCAAAGCTTTTGAGTTAACAGCTAAAACCATGGAATTGGGCATCCCTGCAGAGCGGGTAGTGCGGGCTATTGCCGAGCTTGCAGTAGCTTCCGGCTCCGAAGGACTTATTGCCGGCCAGGTAGTAGATTTAACTTCTAATGAAAAGAAAAAAGATCCAGAAGTGTTACAATACATTCATCTAAATAAAACTGCCAGGCTAATCCGTTACAGCTTAATAGCCGGAGGAATCCTTGCCGGAGCTTTAGAAGAGGAAATTGAGGCTTTAGATAATTATGGGCGGCACCTTGGCCTTGCTTTCCAAATGGTAGATGATTTGCTGGATGTAATAGGAGATTTTACCAAAATAGGAAAACCGGTGGGGAGCGATGAAAAAAATCAAAAGCTTACCTATGTTTCACTTTTTGGCATTGATGAGACCAGAAGACAGGCAGAAGAAGAAATAGCTGCGGCGCAAAACATTTTAAAGCGGTACGGTGAGAGAAGTAGCTTTTTCATTGAACTTGCGGAATATATCCTTAAAAGGGAATCTTAG
- a CDS encoding NAD(+)/NADH kinase — protein sequence MRIIGIAVNKDKKLSPALYEKIMEKASEYGFLLKNRYAVSGECGIVELAEIDEKAGKLDLVFVLGGDGTILCATRYFAPRGIPVLGINLGQLGYLSELDPQEIDFGLQKIQAGEFIIEDRTMLEAVVLREQREVAVFHGLNDGVLTKGAFARIINFSVFVDEQYITEYAADGVIVATPTGSTAYSLSAGGAILDPEVKAFIITPICPHTLAARSLVVADDKEIKILVKTALESSMLTVDGQQGFGIRKGDEILIRKAPYRAKFVKLKNRSFYQLLREKMREANRYHD from the coding sequence TTGAGAATAATTGGTATTGCGGTAAATAAAGATAAAAAACTGAGTCCGGCATTATATGAAAAAATAATGGAAAAGGCGTCGGAATATGGGTTTTTATTAAAAAACCGTTATGCTGTTTCGGGAGAATGCGGAATTGTTGAATTGGCTGAAATTGATGAAAAAGCTGGAAAGCTAGACCTTGTTTTTGTCTTAGGAGGCGATGGAACAATTCTTTGTGCTACCCGGTATTTTGCCCCCAGGGGTATTCCGGTTTTAGGGATAAACCTTGGGCAGCTTGGGTATTTAAGTGAGCTTGATCCCCAGGAAATTGACTTTGGTTTGCAAAAAATTCAAGCCGGAGAATTCATTATAGAAGACCGTACCATGTTAGAAGCCGTAGTTTTGCGCGAACAAAGGGAAGTGGCGGTTTTTCATGGGTTAAACGATGGGGTTTTGACCAAAGGGGCTTTTGCCCGAATAATAAATTTCTCGGTTTTTGTCGATGAACAGTATATAACCGAGTACGCCGCCGATGGAGTAATTGTGGCAACTCCTACCGGCTCCACCGCCTATTCCTTATCGGCTGGGGGGGCAATCCTTGATCCGGAAGTAAAAGCTTTTATTATTACTCCCATTTGCCCCCATACCCTTGCTGCCCGGTCGCTGGTCGTTGCTGATGATAAAGAAATTAAAATACTGGTAAAGACGGCTTTAGAGAGCAGTATGTTAACTGTAGATGGCCAGCAAGGTTTCGGTATCCGTAAGGGTGATGAAATACTAATTAGGAAGGCTCCTTACCGGGCAAAATTTGTAAAGCTAAAAAACCGAAGTTTTTATCAGCTTTTACGGGAGAAAATGCGGGAGGCAAATCGCTATCATGATTAA
- the xseB gene encoding exodeoxyribonuclease VII small subunit: MTFEEAMNRLNEIVERLERGNVGLEESLALFEEGLKLHRFCSDKLKELELKLVEVQEEETGEVTLEEIDEDIPF, from the coding sequence ATGACCTTTGAAGAGGCGATGAATCGATTAAATGAAATTGTGGAGCGTTTGGAACGCGGCAATGTAGGTTTAGAAGAAAGTTTGGCTCTTTTTGAGGAAGGTTTAAAATTACACCGCTTTTGTAGTGATAAGCTCAAAGAGTTAGAGTTAAAATTGGTAGAAGTGCAAGAAGAGGAAACCGGTGAAGTTACGCTGGAGGAAATTGACGAGGACATACCTTTTTAA